A window of Formosa sp. Hel1_31_208 contains these coding sequences:
- a CDS encoding glycosyltransferase family 52, with protein sequence MKSKGLFVITSVYHILLSILHIEERNLKNNMLVIVEITPGIETLIPNLKNSRWFDDVILMAGRQQQKKLAGKLTYTLNRKKIVSLIDAQNTELKALTKHETDYDIYICSPDSAKNYFIYKYKHHNKFMIEDGLKTYVTSAPDTVKKITSTLVNRPLVNGFDKRITKVFATTPDDLPHELKVKSDHLNWKATLANLNMQTLDELTKAFLPSTNLNDAGLFPIEKTKSIIITQTLNEDGIVANEIIKLQYYKDFVNQAQTDLIYFKPHPRERTNYSKLFEADERIIVLPKLFPAELLNLLPNLKFEKAFTAYSTAIDNLDNVKEKIILGHNLFKK encoded by the coding sequence ATGAAATCAAAAGGACTTTTTGTTATTACGTCTGTATACCACATCCTTTTATCAATACTGCATATTGAAGAGCGAAATCTTAAAAACAATATGCTTGTGATTGTTGAGATTACACCTGGGATTGAAACGCTCATACCTAATCTTAAAAACTCAAGATGGTTTGATGATGTGATCCTTATGGCAGGACGACAGCAACAAAAGAAACTTGCAGGCAAGCTCACTTACACATTGAACCGGAAGAAAATAGTTTCGCTCATTGATGCTCAAAATACTGAACTTAAAGCGCTTACAAAACACGAAACCGATTATGATATTTATATCTGCTCACCTGATTCGGCAAAAAACTATTTTATTTATAAATACAAGCATCATAATAAATTTATGATAGAAGACGGTCTCAAAACCTATGTCACCAGTGCACCTGATACTGTAAAAAAGATTACCAGCACATTAGTGAATAGACCACTGGTAAATGGTTTTGACAAACGCATCACTAAAGTATTTGCTACAACTCCAGACGATCTACCTCATGAGTTAAAAGTAAAATCAGATCACCTGAATTGGAAAGCAACGCTTGCGAATTTAAATATGCAAACCTTGGACGAACTCACAAAAGCATTTTTACCATCGACGAACCTCAACGATGCTGGCCTTTTTCCGATAGAAAAAACAAAAAGTATTATTATTACCCAAACCTTAAATGAGGATGGCATTGTAGCTAACGAGATTATTAAACTGCAGTATTATAAGGATTTTGTTAACCAAGCGCAAACAGATTTAATTTACTTCAAACCACATCCAAGAGAACGAACTAATTACAGTAAACTATTTGAAGCAGATGAGCGTATCATTGTGCTACCAAAATTATTTCCTGCAGAATTATTGAACTTATTACCAAATCTGAAATTCGAAAAAGCATTCACCGCGTACTCTACGGCAATTGATAATTTAGACAACGTCAAAGAAAAGATCATTTTAGGTCATAATCTCTTTAAGAAATAG
- a CDS encoding lipopolysaccharide kinase InaA family protein, with amino-acid sequence MNRTKNIHKTFKRDEAFLDDIITHYETKGEDFGNQDRNSLKLFKLGENTLNVKSFRIPNVINQVAYRFFRKSKAQRSYEYAKWLQSLEIGTPQPVAYYEFKTALLFKNSYYISKQLECDLTYRELTKDLNYPNHEEILRAFTRFTFKLHEKKVNFLDHSPGNTLIKAIGADYEFYLVDLNRMEFKPLDFEARIKNFAKLTTHESIVRTMSDEYAKCVNRNADEVFNLMWKYTMDFQERYWRRRRIKNKLKFWKKK; translated from the coding sequence GTGAATAGAACCAAAAACATACACAAGACGTTTAAGCGAGATGAAGCTTTTCTAGATGATATCATAACACATTATGAAACCAAAGGTGAAGATTTTGGTAATCAAGATCGCAACTCATTAAAGCTTTTTAAATTAGGAGAAAACACTTTGAATGTTAAATCATTCCGTATTCCTAATGTGATTAATCAAGTAGCTTATCGGTTTTTTAGAAAAAGTAAAGCCCAACGTTCTTATGAATATGCCAAGTGGTTACAAAGCTTGGAGATTGGCACACCTCAGCCAGTGGCTTATTATGAATTTAAAACCGCATTGTTATTCAAAAATAGTTATTACATCAGTAAGCAATTAGAATGTGATTTGACCTATCGAGAACTTACTAAAGATTTGAATTATCCTAATCACGAGGAAATATTAAGAGCATTTACAAGGTTTACCTTTAAACTTCACGAAAAAAAGGTCAACTTTTTAGATCATTCTCCAGGAAATACGCTCATTAAAGCTATTGGAGCAGACTATGAGTTTTACCTAGTTGATCTTAACCGTATGGAATTTAAACCGTTGGATTTTGAAGCTCGAATTAAAAACTTTGCCAAACTCACCACACATGAATCAATAGTGAGAACGATGAGTGATGAATACGCCAAATGTGTCAATCGAAACGCAGATGAGGTTTTTAATTTGATGTGGAAATATACTATGGATTTTCAAGAGCGCTATTGGAGACGACGTCGTATTAAAAACAAACTAAAATTCTGGAAGAAGAAGTAG
- the ruvX gene encoding Holliday junction resolvase RuvX has protein sequence MARILALDYGTKRTGIAVTDELQIIASGLTTVETKELLVFLKHYISQEQVELFIVGEPKQMNYEASESETSISKFLEQLSKAIPDIPVKRVDERFTSKLAFQTMIDSGLNKKQRQDKALVDEISATIILQSYLYNQS, from the coding sequence ATGGCGAGAATCTTAGCACTAGATTACGGAACAAAACGAACTGGTATAGCTGTAACTGACGAGTTGCAAATTATAGCTTCTGGTTTAACGACTGTGGAAACTAAGGAATTGCTAGTGTTTTTGAAACACTATATTTCGCAAGAACAGGTTGAATTATTTATTGTAGGAGAGCCCAAACAAATGAACTACGAAGCTTCTGAAAGTGAAACGTCGATTTCAAAATTTTTAGAGCAATTGTCAAAAGCTATTCCCGATATACCGGTGAAACGTGTTGATGAACGATTTACATCGAAGTTAGCATTTCAAACGATGATTGATAGTGGACTTAATAAAAAGCAGCGTCAAGACAAAGCTTTAGTTGATGAAATTAGTGCAACGATTATATTGCAAAGTTATTTGTATAATCAGTCTTAA
- a CDS encoding glycosyltransferase family 2 protein: MKNCDTSVIISTYNSPLWLQKVLWSFDQQTFKDFEVVIADDGSGTETKSLIESMKIKVRYPIQHIWHEDNGFQKTIILNKATVASKGHYLVYTDGDCIARADFLQVHYEQRQKGYFLSGGYFKLPMDISELISEADIKTQRCFEISWLKSHGLKSSFKNNKITARGFKQKLLNVLTPTTATWNGHNSSGFKEDILAANGYDERMQYGGEDRELGERLFNAGIKAKQVRYSAICLHLDHARGYVKPEMIEKNQAIRATTKRENRTTTPFGIKRL; the protein is encoded by the coding sequence ATGAAAAATTGCGATACTTCCGTTATCATAAGTACATATAATAGCCCATTATGGCTGCAAAAGGTACTATGGAGTTTTGACCAGCAAACATTTAAAGACTTTGAGGTCGTTATTGCTGATGATGGTTCGGGAACTGAAACAAAATCTTTGATTGAATCGATGAAAATAAAGGTGCGCTATCCAATACAACACATTTGGCATGAGGATAATGGATTCCAAAAAACCATTATTCTGAATAAAGCGACCGTAGCCAGTAAAGGCCATTATTTGGTATATACTGATGGTGATTGTATTGCGAGAGCAGATTTTCTTCAGGTGCACTATGAGCAACGTCAGAAAGGTTATTTCTTATCTGGAGGCTATTTTAAATTGCCAATGGACATTAGTGAGCTCATTTCCGAAGCCGATATCAAGACACAACGCTGCTTTGAAATAAGTTGGCTTAAATCTCACGGACTTAAATCTTCTTTCAAAAATAATAAGATTACTGCACGCGGTTTTAAGCAGAAATTACTCAATGTATTAACGCCAACAACAGCAACTTGGAACGGTCACAATTCATCAGGATTTAAAGAGGATATATTGGCAGCTAATGGTTATGACGAACGCATGCAATACGGTGGTGAAGATCGAGAATTAGGAGAACGCTTATTCAATGCAGGAATCAAAGCAAAGCAAGTTAGATACAGCGCTATTTGTTTACATTTAGATCATGCAAGAGGGTATGTGAAACCAGAAATGATTGAAAAGAATCAGGCGATTAGAGCGACGACTAAAAGAGAAAATCGCACAACAACCCCTTTTGGGATAAAGCGCCTTTAA
- a CDS encoding glycosyltransferase family 2 protein yields the protein MKLRTTLIIPTYNWPEALELVLLSVKRQTQVTDEVIIADDGSIEATKRLVERFQKDFPTTLRYLWHEDDGFRKGVIVNKAVASATGDYIIQIDGDCILHKRFLEDHISAIEKNTYLYGSRVSLKEFSVSQLYRKKQIDFSVFSKALTKRGRSLYIPLLAKRYKRELPMSKKVRGCNLSYWKQDYINVNGYNEDIFGWGREDTELVVRMVNNQVFGKRLKFRGIVFHIWHNEFSKDRLTKNHDIQAETINNQIVWCKNGVDKYLSE from the coding sequence ATGAAGTTACGTACAACGCTTATCATACCAACTTACAATTGGCCAGAGGCCTTAGAATTGGTGTTACTAAGTGTCAAACGACAAACGCAAGTCACAGATGAAGTTATTATTGCTGATGATGGTTCAATAGAAGCTACGAAACGATTAGTTGAGCGTTTTCAAAAAGATTTTCCAACAACTTTACGTTATCTCTGGCATGAAGATGACGGATTTAGAAAAGGTGTCATTGTGAATAAAGCGGTGGCATCAGCTACAGGTGATTATATCATTCAAATTGATGGTGATTGCATTCTGCATAAACGATTTCTTGAAGATCATATTTCTGCAATTGAAAAGAACACCTATTTATATGGTTCTCGTGTGAGTCTCAAAGAATTTAGTGTGTCGCAATTATATAGAAAAAAACAAATCGATTTTTCTGTGTTTTCAAAAGCGTTGACCAAGAGAGGTCGTAGTCTTTACATACCGCTTTTAGCCAAACGCTATAAACGCGAATTGCCAATGTCTAAGAAAGTTCGCGGATGCAATTTATCTTATTGGAAACAGGATTATATTAATGTTAATGGTTATAATGAAGATATATTTGGTTGGGGACGTGAAGATACCGAACTTGTGGTGAGAATGGTGAATAACCAAGTTTTTGGGAAGCGATTAAAGTTCAGAGGTATCGTATTTCATATTTGGCATAATGAGTTTTCGAAAGACCGATTGACTAAAAATCATGACATACAAGCCGAAACCATAAACAATCAAATAGTTTGGTGTAAGAATGGTGTTGATAAATATTTAAGTGAATAG
- a CDS encoding glycosyltransferase family 2 protein produces MIKISGVIITFNEERNVEDCILSLNNVVDEIVVVDSFSTDTTKAICEKYDVKFIEQQFLGYIEQKNFALQQASYDYIVSLDGDEALSPELQKSILNLKSTWAFDGYYCNRYNNFCGQWIKHSDWYPNKKLRVFDRRQGQWTGLNPHDHVELHNKSSKTGHLKGDILHKTYQTYSEFNQKTEYFSTIAAQAYYDLGKTAPIWRIIFNPLWAFFKAYVLRLGFLDGFNGLIICYQTGNITFLKYAKLRELYNSKD; encoded by the coding sequence ATGATTAAGATCTCTGGCGTCATCATCACATTCAATGAAGAACGAAATGTAGAAGACTGTATTTTGTCTTTGAACAATGTAGTAGACGAAATTGTAGTTGTAGATTCGTTTTCAACAGATACCACCAAAGCAATTTGCGAGAAGTACGACGTTAAGTTCATTGAGCAGCAGTTCTTAGGCTATATAGAACAAAAGAATTTTGCTTTGCAACAAGCGTCTTATGACTACATTGTGTCATTAGATGGTGATGAAGCATTATCTCCAGAACTTCAAAAATCGATACTTAATTTAAAGTCGACCTGGGCATTTGATGGGTATTACTGTAACCGTTATAATAATTTCTGTGGACAATGGATCAAGCATTCTGATTGGTATCCCAATAAAAAATTACGTGTTTTTGATCGCAGACAAGGCCAATGGACAGGATTGAATCCTCACGACCATGTTGAATTGCACAACAAATCGTCTAAAACAGGACATTTAAAAGGTGACATCCTTCATAAAACCTATCAAACCTATTCAGAATTTAACCAAAAAACAGAGTATTTCTCAACGATAGCTGCACAAGCTTATTATGACCTTGGCAAAACAGCACCTATATGGAGAATCATCTTTAATCCATTATGGGCATTTTTTAAGGCTTACGTATTGAGATTAGGGTTTTTAGATGGGTTTAACGGACTTATTATTTGCTATCAAACGGGCAATATTACCTTTTTAAAATATGCAAAACTTCGAGAATTATATAATTCAAAAGATTAA
- a CDS encoding glycosyltransferase family 9 protein, which translates to MKILIIQQKMIGDVLTTSILFEAIRAEHPDAELHYVINSQTYPVVQNNPFIDKFLFVTPQIEESRPLFLTFLQGIKKAQYDVVIDVYSKFSSNLMTKFSGAPIKISKKKWYTSHYYTHTFKEAKTPKTNAGLAVENRLNLLHPICNTIPEKLQPKIYLLPEEIEQSKQLLINADINLSKPLFMISVLGSGENKTYPLPHMAKIIDAIVESTNGQILFNYIPKQLTEAKTVFNFCKKETKAHIFFDVFGKNLRDFIAITNHCTALIGNEGGAVNMAKALNVPTFTIFSPWILKEAWNMFENETTHRSVHLKDFKPELYEGKSLKTAKKEVFSLYKTFPPELIIPKLIRYLKQF; encoded by the coding sequence TTGAAAATTTTAATCATACAACAAAAAATGATTGGTGATGTGCTCACGACTAGCATTTTGTTTGAAGCTATTAGAGCCGAACATCCCGATGCTGAGCTTCACTATGTCATTAATTCTCAGACCTATCCTGTTGTTCAAAACAATCCTTTTATTGATAAGTTTCTATTTGTAACACCTCAAATTGAGGAGAGCCGACCGCTATTTCTTACTTTTTTACAGGGCATAAAAAAAGCACAGTATGACGTCGTTATTGATGTCTACTCGAAATTCTCTAGTAACCTCATGACCAAATTCTCAGGTGCTCCGATTAAAATTTCTAAGAAAAAATGGTACACTTCTCACTATTATACGCATACCTTTAAAGAAGCTAAAACCCCAAAAACAAATGCGGGTTTGGCCGTTGAAAACCGCTTAAATTTATTACATCCCATCTGCAATACTATTCCTGAGAAACTACAACCTAAGATATATCTTTTGCCAGAGGAGATTGAACAATCGAAACAGCTTTTGATCAATGCCGATATTAATCTATCTAAACCTCTATTTATGATTAGTGTACTTGGAAGTGGCGAGAACAAAACTTATCCGCTACCGCATATGGCAAAAATAATTGATGCAATTGTTGAAAGCACTAACGGTCAAATTTTATTCAATTATATTCCTAAGCAACTCACCGAAGCTAAAACAGTTTTTAATTTTTGCAAAAAAGAAACCAAAGCACATATCTTTTTTGATGTCTTTGGAAAAAACCTAAGGGATTTTATTGCAATCACAAATCATTGCACGGCCTTAATTGGAAATGAGGGTGGTGCTGTAAATATGGCTAAAGCTTTAAATGTTCCTACATTCACTATATTTTCACCATGGATCTTAAAAGAAGCATGGAACATGTTTGAAAATGAGACTACTCATCGATCCGTTCACTTAAAAGATTTTAAACCTGAACTTTATGAGGGAAAATCACTTAAAACAGCTAAAAAAGAAGTTTTTTCACTGTATAAAACTTTTCCTCCAGAATTAATCATTCCAAAATTAATACGGTACTTAAAACAATTTTAA
- the mazG gene encoding nucleoside triphosphate pyrophosphohydrolase: protein MSDKTQQLEAFERLLIIMDELRDQCPWDKKQTLQSLRHLTIEEVYELGDAILDNDLEEVKNELGDVLLHIVFYSKIGSETNAFNIADVCHSICDKLIDRHPHIYSDAEVADEEEVKRNWEQLKLKEGKKSVLEGVPKSLPAMVKANRIQDKVSGVGFDWEEPYQVFAKVQEELAELKDEVKAGNQDLIESEFGDVLFSMINYARFLKVDPESALERTNKKFIRRFQYLEQKSKDMNKPLSEMSLAEMDVYWEEAKKF from the coding sequence ATGTCCGATAAAACTCAGCAACTAGAAGCTTTTGAACGTTTACTCATTATTATGGATGAGTTGCGTGATCAATGTCCGTGGGATAAAAAGCAAACCCTTCAATCCTTACGTCATCTAACTATCGAAGAGGTTTACGAACTTGGAGATGCTATCCTCGATAATGATCTTGAAGAGGTCAAAAATGAATTGGGTGATGTCTTACTTCATATTGTATTTTATTCAAAAATTGGAAGTGAAACAAATGCGTTCAATATTGCCGATGTATGCCACAGTATTTGCGATAAGTTAATCGATCGTCATCCTCATATTTATAGTGATGCAGAAGTAGCAGATGAAGAGGAGGTTAAGCGCAATTGGGAGCAGCTGAAATTAAAAGAGGGCAAGAAGAGTGTTTTAGAGGGCGTTCCAAAAAGTTTACCAGCCATGGTAAAAGCGAATCGCATACAGGATAAAGTGTCTGGAGTTGGTTTTGACTGGGAAGAACCTTATCAAGTTTTTGCTAAAGTTCAAGAGGAATTGGCTGAACTAAAAGATGAAGTTAAAGCAGGAAATCAAGATTTGATTGAAAGTGAATTTGGAGACGTTTTATTTTCTATGATTAACTATGCCCGATTTTTAAAGGTAGATCCAGAAAGCGCACTTGAGCGTACCAATAAAAAATTTATTCGACGATTTCAGTATTTGGAACAAAAATCTAAAGACATGAACAAACCTTTGTCAGAGATGTCCTTAGCAGAGATGGATGTATATTGGGAGGAAGCAAAGAAATTTTAA
- a CDS encoding GNAT family N-acetyltransferase, translating into MIEIIRTDSNNKAFVSLVKELDAYLRITDGDEHAFYNQFNGIDVLKHVVIAYHNEQPVGCGAFKQFNHKSVEIKRMFTVLKYRGNGIASEILSALENWALELQYKCCVLETGQRQTEAVAFYKKKNYSVIANYGQYVGMDNSLCFEKKLQDEKG; encoded by the coding sequence ATGATTGAAATTATAAGAACAGATTCTAACAACAAAGCTTTTGTGAGTCTTGTAAAAGAATTGGATGCTTATTTAAGAATTACAGATGGCGACGAGCATGCGTTTTATAACCAGTTTAACGGTATAGATGTTCTAAAACATGTGGTCATTGCTTATCATAATGAACAACCTGTTGGTTGTGGTGCTTTTAAACAATTTAATCATAAAAGTGTTGAAATAAAACGCATGTTTACAGTATTAAAGTATCGCGGAAATGGGATAGCATCTGAAATTTTAAGTGCCCTAGAAAATTGGGCTTTAGAGTTACAATATAAGTGTTGTGTTTTAGAAACAGGACAGCGGCAAACGGAAGCCGTTGCATTTTATAAAAAGAAAAATTACAGTGTAATCGCAAATTATGGTCAATACGTTGGGATGGATAATAGTTTGTGTTTTGAAAAGAAATTGCAAGATGAAAAAGGATAA
- a CDS encoding 2,3,4,5-tetrahydropyridine-2,6-dicarboxylate N-succinyltransferase — translation MKQLQQFIENAWNDRSLLSNQDTIDSIRRVIDLLDEGTLRVAEPTSDGWQVNEWVKKAVVLYFPIQKMETLEAGIFEYHDKIPLKRDYQKKGIRVVPNAVARHGAYISSGTILMPSYVNIGAYVDEGTMVDTWATVGSCAQIGKNVHLSGGVGIGGVLEPLQAAPVIIEDGAFIGSRCIVVEGVRVEKEAVLGANVVLTMSTKIIDVTGDKPVETKGVVPERSVVIPGSYTKTFPAGVYNVPCALIIGKRKESTNKKTSLNDALREYDVAV, via the coding sequence ATGAAACAATTACAACAGTTTATAGAAAACGCTTGGAACGATCGTTCCTTATTAAGCAATCAAGATACTATTGATAGCATTAGACGTGTTATTGATCTCTTAGATGAAGGAACACTTCGTGTAGCAGAGCCAACATCAGACGGTTGGCAAGTAAACGAATGGGTAAAAAAAGCCGTCGTACTCTATTTTCCAATTCAGAAAATGGAAACTCTTGAAGCAGGTATCTTTGAATACCACGATAAGATTCCATTAAAACGCGATTATCAGAAAAAAGGTATTCGTGTGGTTCCTAATGCCGTAGCTCGTCATGGTGCTTATATTTCCTCAGGAACTATTTTAATGCCTAGTTATGTGAATATTGGGGCTTATGTTGACGAAGGCACAATGGTAGACACGTGGGCAACTGTAGGTAGTTGCGCGCAAATTGGAAAAAACGTACACCTTTCTGGCGGTGTTGGTATTGGAGGTGTTTTAGAACCTTTGCAAGCAGCACCAGTCATTATTGAAGATGGAGCTTTCATTGGCTCTCGCTGTATTGTTGTGGAGGGTGTTCGTGTTGAAAAAGAAGCGGTTTTAGGTGCGAATGTGGTATTAACAATGAGTACAAAAATTATTGATGTAACAGGAGATAAACCTGTTGAAACTAAAGGTGTGGTGCCAGAACGCTCTGTTGTAATTCCTGGAAGCTATACCAAAACATTCCCTGCGGGAGTATATAATGTGCCATGCGCTTTAATTATTGGTAAACGTAAAGAAAGTACTAATAAAAAGACCTCACTTAATGACGCATTGCGTGAGTATGACGTCGCCGTGTAG
- a CDS encoding DUF5606 domain-containing protein, translating to MSLDKILSISGKPGLYQIVAQTRNGFVAESLIDKKKVAVNIHNNISVLSEIAVYTLTEELPLREVFKKIKDKENGQPTSISHKDSKDTLEEYFFSVLSDYDEDRVYASDIKKIIQWYNLLQQHDMLSALDEEEAAVTEEEE from the coding sequence ATGAGCTTAGATAAAATACTTTCCATCTCAGGAAAACCAGGATTATATCAAATCGTCGCACAAACTCGTAACGGTTTTGTTGCCGAATCATTGATTGATAAGAAAAAAGTAGCAGTTAATATTCACAACAATATTAGCGTTTTGAGTGAAATTGCTGTTTATACCTTAACAGAGGAATTGCCATTAAGAGAAGTCTTTAAAAAAATTAAAGACAAAGAGAATGGTCAACCAACTTCTATAAGTCATAAAGATTCAAAGGATACTTTAGAAGAGTATTTCTTTAGTGTGCTATCAGATTACGATGAAGATCGTGTTTATGCTAGTGATATCAAGAAGATTATACAGTGGTATAATTTGCTTCAACAACATGACATGCTAAGTGCCTTAGATGAAGAGGAAGCAGCAGTTACTGAAGAAGAAGAATAA
- a CDS encoding CCA tRNA nucleotidyltransferase — MNYKLALTHPIFKIISSAAKALDVDSYVIGGFVRDFILNRGAHKDIDIVAIGSGIALAKQVAKMLPNHPKVQIFKTYGTAMLRYEDMDIEFVGARKESYTENSRNPIVENGTLQDDQNRRDFTINAMALNLSETHFGDLLDPFNGRHDLDVKIIRTPLDPNITYSDDPLRMMRAIRFATQLNFTIEPQSLKAISENKDRIKIITKERIVVELHKILESKIPSIGFLHLEQTGLLDYILPELVALKGIDEVEGQTHKDNFYHTLEVVDNIAKTTDNLWLRWAALLHDIGKAPTKKFSKKVGWTFHAHEFEGAKMVYHLFKRMKMPLNEKMKFVQKMVFMSSRPIVLAQDIVTDSAVRRLVFDAGDYVEDLMLLCEADITTKNPKKYNKYHNNFKMVRQKLVEVEARDHVRNFQPPVSGEEIMKTFNLKPSREIGQIKEAIKEAILEGDIPNEYEAAYQLMLKEGEKLGLKANV, encoded by the coding sequence ATGAATTACAAACTAGCCCTTACGCATCCAATTTTTAAGATTATTTCCAGCGCAGCGAAAGCATTGGACGTAGACAGTTATGTCATTGGTGGTTTTGTTCGTGACTTCATTTTAAATCGTGGTGCACACAAAGATATTGACATTGTCGCTATAGGAAGCGGTATCGCTTTAGCTAAACAAGTCGCAAAGATGTTACCCAATCACCCCAAAGTTCAGATCTTCAAAACCTATGGAACAGCCATGTTACGCTATGAAGATATGGATATTGAATTTGTTGGAGCTAGAAAAGAATCTTATACAGAGAATAGCAGAAACCCCATTGTTGAAAACGGCACACTACAAGATGATCAAAACCGAAGAGATTTTACCATCAATGCGATGGCTTTAAATCTCTCCGAAACACATTTCGGAGATTTGCTTGACCCATTTAACGGGCGCCATGATTTAGACGTAAAAATTATTCGTACTCCATTAGATCCCAATATCACTTATAGTGATGATCCCTTGCGTATGATGAGAGCCATTAGATTTGCTACACAACTCAATTTTACCATTGAACCTCAATCCTTAAAGGCTATTTCTGAAAATAAGGATCGCATAAAAATTATCACTAAAGAAAGAATTGTAGTTGAACTTCACAAGATTTTAGAGAGCAAAATACCTTCTATTGGATTTTTACATCTTGAGCAAACTGGTCTTTTAGACTATATACTTCCAGAATTAGTTGCATTAAAAGGAATTGACGAAGTTGAAGGTCAGACACACAAAGATAATTTTTATCATACGCTAGAAGTGGTTGATAATATTGCTAAAACAACCGATAATTTATGGTTACGTTGGGCCGCTTTGTTACACGATATAGGAAAAGCACCAACGAAAAAATTCAGCAAAAAAGTAGGATGGACTTTTCATGCCCATGAATTTGAAGGTGCTAAAATGGTATATCATTTATTCAAACGTATGAAAATGCCTCTTAATGAGAAAATGAAATTCGTTCAAAAAATGGTGTTCATGAGTTCGCGTCCCATTGTATTAGCTCAAGATATCGTTACAGATTCTGCTGTGAGACGCTTGGTATTTGATGCAGGTGATTATGTTGAGGATTTGATGCTTTTATGCGAAGCCGATATCACAACAAAAAACCCGAAAAAGTATAATAAATACCATAATAATTTTAAAATGGTCCGTCAAAAGCTTGTGGAAGTTGAGGCCCGTGATCATGTACGAAATTTTCAACCACCAGTATCTGGCGAAGAAATTATGAAAACTTTTAATTTGAAACCGTCTCGGGAGATTGGTCAAATAAAAGAGGCGATAAAGGAAGCCATTTTAGAAGGTGACATTCCAAATGAATATGAAGCAGCATACCAACTAATGCTGAAAGAAGGAGAAAAATTAGGCCTTAAGGCAAATGTGTAA
- the def gene encoding peptide deformylase: MILPIVAYGDAVLRKKAVPITKDYPKLDTLIENMKETMYGAYGVGLAAPQVGVAIRLFLVDTSSFAEDDVFSEEEQEQLKNFKRTFINAQIIEEDGDEWAFNEGCLSIPDVREDVFRQPRVTISYQDEDFNAHTEVFDGIIARVVQHEYDHIEGVLFTDKLSTLKKRLIKGKLANISKGKIKVDYKMRFPLMKKKR; encoded by the coding sequence ATGATATTACCAATTGTAGCTTATGGTGATGCGGTGTTAAGAAAAAAGGCTGTGCCTATCACCAAAGATTATCCTAAACTCGATACATTGATCGAAAACATGAAAGAGACAATGTATGGTGCTTATGGTGTTGGTTTAGCCGCACCACAAGTAGGCGTTGCTATTCGCTTGTTTTTAGTAGATACCTCTTCTTTTGCTGAAGACGATGTGTTTTCGGAAGAGGAACAAGAGCAATTAAAAAACTTTAAACGCACTTTCATTAACGCGCAAATCATTGAAGAAGATGGAGACGAATGGGCTTTTAATGAAGGTTGTTTAAGTATTCCAGATGTAAGAGAAGATGTTTTTCGACAACCAAGGGTAACAATAAGCTATCAGGATGAAGATTTTAACGCACATACCGAGGTGTTTGATGGAATTATCGCAAGGGTTGTTCAGCATGAATATGATCATATTGAAGGCGTTTTATTTACCGATAAACTATCCACATTAAAAAAGCGTTTAATCAAAGGGAAATTGGCTAATATTTCAAAAGGAAAAATTAAAGTGGATTATAAAATGCGTTTCCCATTAATGAAAAAGAAACGCTAA